The Aphis gossypii isolate Hap1 chromosome 3, ASM2018417v2, whole genome shotgun sequence genome includes a region encoding these proteins:
- the LOC114125581 gene encoding 4'-phosphopantetheine phosphatase isoform X3, translating into MCFYSILMSSNNLVNITMEEKENPNSIKLPDTLEVFRNLKNAKQFAIDIGGSLTKIAYYSTVSFRRVYYATDNIDKNDEKNKDDKHDKFVYTYSEQARLHFVKFETKYIENCLDFIGDNLVNSDERKGKSIKATGGGAYKYSKLIQDKLGLKVDKEDELTCLITGCNFLLKNISDEAFVYNRNGSPEYEFQTADPHVFPYMLVNIGSGVSILKVESDSCYERIGGTATGGGTFWGLGTLLTKAKTFEELLDLAEKGDHRKADMLVKDIYGESDYNEADLARSLLFAISNDIGQIACLYAMMHNLKKVYFGGYFLRNRSLSMHTISFSIKFWSRGTVQSLFLRHEGYLGAIGAFLKGTEECGNSIYNSNSDKFSWLENYAGSGSNRTQLTFGKRVDQLELDRWESPLTFCPLLKDPSSYIPDTVDLNSDKEAREYWLNCFEESIENYVNYAVASQPTSDTAEERAALFKEKFISRVQLLKIKPFAYGNLTVRGLLDTINQCLKEFDFPDPYLTQKQTENEYALRCLQERLEELDSLDLKERQKELIMGVLAGNTFDWGAKETVALMKTGEFDFKQARNRIPARPWLIDSLDNWVQKICNEPYKKIAIFIDNSGIDIVLGILPLAREMLRQGSRVILCANSAPALNDVTHSELVVLLRQAAAICPIISKGLDEGKLKSMETAQGGPCLDLSRLERELANELTTVDLIILEGMGRAVHTNIDAEFVCDSFKMAIIKNRWLAKRLGGDMFSVVCKYESVDVTK; encoded by the exons atgtgCTTTTACTCAATTTTAATGTCCTCAAATAATTTAGTGAATATAACAATggaagaaaaagaaaatccAAATAGCATAAAGCTTCCTGATACTTTGGAAGTCTTCAGGAATTTGAAAAATGCAAAACAGTTTGCAATTGATATTG GCGGTTCGCTTACAAAAATAGCATATTACTCAACAGTATCATTTAGACGAGTTTATTATGCAACCGATAACATAGACAAAAATGATGAGAAAAACAAGGATGAC AAACATGATAAGTTTGTTTACACATATTCTGAACAAGCAAGGTTACATTTTGTCAagtttgaaacaaaatatattgaaaactgTTTGGATTTCATTGGTGACAACTTAGTTAACAGTGATGAACGAAAAGGAAAAAGCATTAAAGCTACAGGAGGTGGGGCATACAAGTATAGCAAACTCATTCAAGACAAATTGGGATTAAA AGTAGATAAAGAAGATGAACTTACGTGTCTAATAACAGGATGTAATttcttactaaaaaatataagtgatGAAGCTTTTGTTTACAATCGAAATGGTAGTCCAGAATATGAGTTTCAAACAGCAGACCCACATGTATTTCCTTACATGTTGGTTAACATTGGCTCAGGTGTAAGTATCTTAAAAGTGGAGTCGGATAGTTGTTATGAACGTATTGGTGGTACAGCTACTGGAGGTGGCACATTCTGGGGCCTTGGTACACTTTTGACTAAAGCTAAAACATTTGAAGAATTACTTGATCTTGCTGAAAAAGGAGATCATAGAAAGGCTGATATGCTTGTGAAGGATATATATGGAG AAAGTGATTACAATGAAGCAGATTTGGCGAGAAGTTTACTGTTTGCAATTAGCAATGACATTGGTCAAATCGCTTGTTTATATGCAATGATGCATAATTTGAAAAag GTGTATTTTGgtggttattttttaagaaatcgtTCACTTAGCATGCACACTATatctttttctattaaattttggtCTAGAGGAACTGTACAAAGTTTGTTTTTGAGGCATGAAGGATATTTAGGAGCAATTGGGGCATTTCTCAAAGGCACTGAAGAATGCGGTAATTCCATCTATAATAGTA acaGTGACAAGTTTTCATGGTTAGAAAATTATGCTGGTAGTGGAAGTAACCGTACTCAATTGACATTTGGTAAGCGAGTTGATCAACTTGAACTTGATCGTTGGGAATCACCTTTAACGTTTTGCCCATTGCTCAAAGATCCATCTAGTTATATTCCAGATACAGTCGATTTGAACTCAGATAAAGAAGCTAG agAATATTGGTTAAATTGCTTTGAAGaaagtatagaaaattatgttaattatgcaGTTGCAAGTCAACCGACTAGTGATACAGCTGAAGAACGGGCCGCTTTGTTCAaggaaaaatttatttctcgGGTGCaactacttaaaataaaaccttt tgCTTATGGTAATTTGACTGTGAGAGGGCTTCTTGATACAATCAATCAATGTCTAAAAGAATTTGATTTTCCTGACCCGTATTTAACT CAAAAACAAACAGAAAATGAATATGCATTAAGATGTCTTCAAGAACGATTAGAAGAATTGGATTCTTTAGATTTAAAAGAAAGACAAAAAGAACTAATCATGGGTGTCTTAGCAGGGAATACTTTTGATTGGGGAGCTAAGGAAACTGTAGCTCTAATGAAAACCGgtgaatttgattttaaacaagCAAGGAACCGAATTCCTG CCAGACCTTGGTTAATTGACAGCCTTGATAATTGGGTTCAAAAAATTTGCAACGAgccatacaaaaaaattgcaattttcATCGATAATAGTGGTATTGATATAGTTTTGGGGATACTACCATTAGCCAGAGAAATGCTACGTCAAGGCTCTAGAGTAATACTTTGTGCCAACTCTGCTCCTGCTCTTAATGATGTTACTCATTCAGAACTCGTTGTATTGTTACGTCAAGCTGCTGCTATCTGTCCTATTATTTCTAAAGGATTAGATGAAGGCAAATTGAAATCAATGGAGACAGCTCAAGGAGGACCATGTTTAGATCTTAg TCGATTGGAACGAGAATTGGCAAATGAATTAACTACTGTGgatttgattatattagaAGGAATGGGTCGAGCTGTACATACCAACATAGATGCAGAATTCGTGTGTGATAGTTTCAAAATGGCCATAATTAAAAACCGTTGGTTAGCTAAACGGCTAGGCGGTGACATGTTTTCAGTAGTGTGCAAATATGAAAGTGTTGacgttacaaaataa
- the LOC114125581 gene encoding 4'-phosphopantetheine phosphatase isoform X1 translates to MCFYSILMSSNNLVNITMEEKENPNSIKLPDTLEVFRNLKNAKQFAIDIGGSLTKIAYYSTVSFRRVYYATDNIDKNDEKNKDDKHDKFVYTYSEQARLHFVKFETKYIENCLDFIGDNLVNSDERKGKSIKATGGGAYKYSKLIQDKLGLKVDKEDELTCLITGCNFLLKNISDEAFVYNRNGSPEYEFQTADPHVFPYMLVNIGSGVSILKVESDSCYERIGGTATGGGTFWGLGTLLTKAKTFEELLDLAEKGDHRKADMLVKDIYGGDYETLGMHSDLIASSFGKICPRQNAESDYNEADLARSLLFAISNDIGQIACLYAMMHNLKKVYFGGYFLRNRSLSMHTISFSIKFWSRGTVQSLFLRHEGYLGAIGAFLKGTEECGNSIYNSNSDKFSWLENYAGSGSNRTQLTFGKRVDQLELDRWESPLTFCPLLKDPSSYIPDTVDLNSDKEAREYWLNCFEESIENYVNYAVASQPTSDTAEERAALFKEKFISRVQLLKIKPFAYGNLTVRGLLDTINQCLKEFDFPDPYLTQKQTENEYALRCLQERLEELDSLDLKERQKELIMGVLAGNTFDWGAKETVALMKTGEFDFKQARNRIPARPWLIDSLDNWVQKICNEPYKKIAIFIDNSGIDIVLGILPLAREMLRQGSRVILCANSAPALNDVTHSELVVLLRQAAAICPIISKGLDEGKLKSMETAQGGPCLDLSRLERELANELTTVDLIILEGMGRAVHTNIDAEFVCDSFKMAIIKNRWLAKRLGGDMFSVVCKYESVDVTK, encoded by the exons atgtgCTTTTACTCAATTTTAATGTCCTCAAATAATTTAGTGAATATAACAATggaagaaaaagaaaatccAAATAGCATAAAGCTTCCTGATACTTTGGAAGTCTTCAGGAATTTGAAAAATGCAAAACAGTTTGCAATTGATATTG GCGGTTCGCTTACAAAAATAGCATATTACTCAACAGTATCATTTAGACGAGTTTATTATGCAACCGATAACATAGACAAAAATGATGAGAAAAACAAGGATGAC AAACATGATAAGTTTGTTTACACATATTCTGAACAAGCAAGGTTACATTTTGTCAagtttgaaacaaaatatattgaaaactgTTTGGATTTCATTGGTGACAACTTAGTTAACAGTGATGAACGAAAAGGAAAAAGCATTAAAGCTACAGGAGGTGGGGCATACAAGTATAGCAAACTCATTCAAGACAAATTGGGATTAAA AGTAGATAAAGAAGATGAACTTACGTGTCTAATAACAGGATGTAATttcttactaaaaaatataagtgatGAAGCTTTTGTTTACAATCGAAATGGTAGTCCAGAATATGAGTTTCAAACAGCAGACCCACATGTATTTCCTTACATGTTGGTTAACATTGGCTCAGGTGTAAGTATCTTAAAAGTGGAGTCGGATAGTTGTTATGAACGTATTGGTGGTACAGCTACTGGAGGTGGCACATTCTGGGGCCTTGGTACACTTTTGACTAAAGCTAAAACATTTGAAGAATTACTTGATCTTGCTGAAAAAGGAGATCATAGAAAGGCTGATATGCTTGTGAAGGATATATATGGAGGTGATTATGAAACCCTTGGCATGCATTCAGATTTAATTGCTTCTTCTTTTGGTAAAATATGTCCTCGTCAAAATGCAG AAAGTGATTACAATGAAGCAGATTTGGCGAGAAGTTTACTGTTTGCAATTAGCAATGACATTGGTCAAATCGCTTGTTTATATGCAATGATGCATAATTTGAAAAag GTGTATTTTGgtggttattttttaagaaatcgtTCACTTAGCATGCACACTATatctttttctattaaattttggtCTAGAGGAACTGTACAAAGTTTGTTTTTGAGGCATGAAGGATATTTAGGAGCAATTGGGGCATTTCTCAAAGGCACTGAAGAATGCGGTAATTCCATCTATAATAGTA acaGTGACAAGTTTTCATGGTTAGAAAATTATGCTGGTAGTGGAAGTAACCGTACTCAATTGACATTTGGTAAGCGAGTTGATCAACTTGAACTTGATCGTTGGGAATCACCTTTAACGTTTTGCCCATTGCTCAAAGATCCATCTAGTTATATTCCAGATACAGTCGATTTGAACTCAGATAAAGAAGCTAG agAATATTGGTTAAATTGCTTTGAAGaaagtatagaaaattatgttaattatgcaGTTGCAAGTCAACCGACTAGTGATACAGCTGAAGAACGGGCCGCTTTGTTCAaggaaaaatttatttctcgGGTGCaactacttaaaataaaaccttt tgCTTATGGTAATTTGACTGTGAGAGGGCTTCTTGATACAATCAATCAATGTCTAAAAGAATTTGATTTTCCTGACCCGTATTTAACT CAAAAACAAACAGAAAATGAATATGCATTAAGATGTCTTCAAGAACGATTAGAAGAATTGGATTCTTTAGATTTAAAAGAAAGACAAAAAGAACTAATCATGGGTGTCTTAGCAGGGAATACTTTTGATTGGGGAGCTAAGGAAACTGTAGCTCTAATGAAAACCGgtgaatttgattttaaacaagCAAGGAACCGAATTCCTG CCAGACCTTGGTTAATTGACAGCCTTGATAATTGGGTTCAAAAAATTTGCAACGAgccatacaaaaaaattgcaattttcATCGATAATAGTGGTATTGATATAGTTTTGGGGATACTACCATTAGCCAGAGAAATGCTACGTCAAGGCTCTAGAGTAATACTTTGTGCCAACTCTGCTCCTGCTCTTAATGATGTTACTCATTCAGAACTCGTTGTATTGTTACGTCAAGCTGCTGCTATCTGTCCTATTATTTCTAAAGGATTAGATGAAGGCAAATTGAAATCAATGGAGACAGCTCAAGGAGGACCATGTTTAGATCTTAg TCGATTGGAACGAGAATTGGCAAATGAATTAACTACTGTGgatttgattatattagaAGGAATGGGTCGAGCTGTACATACCAACATAGATGCAGAATTCGTGTGTGATAGTTTCAAAATGGCCATAATTAAAAACCGTTGGTTAGCTAAACGGCTAGGCGGTGACATGTTTTCAGTAGTGTGCAAATATGAAAGTGTTGacgttacaaaataa
- the LOC114125581 gene encoding 4'-phosphopantetheine phosphatase isoform X2 codes for MCFYSILMSSNNLVNITMEEKENPNSIKLPDTLEVFRNLKNAKQFAIDIGGSLTKIAYYSTVSFRRVYYATDNIDKNDEKNKDDKHDKFVYTYSEQARLHFVKFETKYIENCLDFIGDNLVNSDERKGKSIKATGGGAYKYSKLIQDKLGLKVDKEDELTCLITGCNFLLKNISDEAFVYNRNGSPEYEFQTADPHVFPYMLVNIGSGVSILKVESDSCYERIGGTATGGGTFWGLGTLLTKAKTFEELLDLAEKGDHRKADMLVKDIYGGDYETLGMHSDLIASSFGKICPRQNAESDYNEADLARSLLFAISNDIGQIACLYAMMHNLKKVYFGGYFLRNRSLSMHTISFSIKFWSRGTVQSLFLRHEGYLGAIGAFLKGTEECDSDKFSWLENYAGSGSNRTQLTFGKRVDQLELDRWESPLTFCPLLKDPSSYIPDTVDLNSDKEAREYWLNCFEESIENYVNYAVASQPTSDTAEERAALFKEKFISRVQLLKIKPFAYGNLTVRGLLDTINQCLKEFDFPDPYLTQKQTENEYALRCLQERLEELDSLDLKERQKELIMGVLAGNTFDWGAKETVALMKTGEFDFKQARNRIPARPWLIDSLDNWVQKICNEPYKKIAIFIDNSGIDIVLGILPLAREMLRQGSRVILCANSAPALNDVTHSELVVLLRQAAAICPIISKGLDEGKLKSMETAQGGPCLDLSRLERELANELTTVDLIILEGMGRAVHTNIDAEFVCDSFKMAIIKNRWLAKRLGGDMFSVVCKYESVDVTK; via the exons atgtgCTTTTACTCAATTTTAATGTCCTCAAATAATTTAGTGAATATAACAATggaagaaaaagaaaatccAAATAGCATAAAGCTTCCTGATACTTTGGAAGTCTTCAGGAATTTGAAAAATGCAAAACAGTTTGCAATTGATATTG GCGGTTCGCTTACAAAAATAGCATATTACTCAACAGTATCATTTAGACGAGTTTATTATGCAACCGATAACATAGACAAAAATGATGAGAAAAACAAGGATGAC AAACATGATAAGTTTGTTTACACATATTCTGAACAAGCAAGGTTACATTTTGTCAagtttgaaacaaaatatattgaaaactgTTTGGATTTCATTGGTGACAACTTAGTTAACAGTGATGAACGAAAAGGAAAAAGCATTAAAGCTACAGGAGGTGGGGCATACAAGTATAGCAAACTCATTCAAGACAAATTGGGATTAAA AGTAGATAAAGAAGATGAACTTACGTGTCTAATAACAGGATGTAATttcttactaaaaaatataagtgatGAAGCTTTTGTTTACAATCGAAATGGTAGTCCAGAATATGAGTTTCAAACAGCAGACCCACATGTATTTCCTTACATGTTGGTTAACATTGGCTCAGGTGTAAGTATCTTAAAAGTGGAGTCGGATAGTTGTTATGAACGTATTGGTGGTACAGCTACTGGAGGTGGCACATTCTGGGGCCTTGGTACACTTTTGACTAAAGCTAAAACATTTGAAGAATTACTTGATCTTGCTGAAAAAGGAGATCATAGAAAGGCTGATATGCTTGTGAAGGATATATATGGAGGTGATTATGAAACCCTTGGCATGCATTCAGATTTAATTGCTTCTTCTTTTGGTAAAATATGTCCTCGTCAAAATGCAG AAAGTGATTACAATGAAGCAGATTTGGCGAGAAGTTTACTGTTTGCAATTAGCAATGACATTGGTCAAATCGCTTGTTTATATGCAATGATGCATAATTTGAAAAag GTGTATTTTGgtggttattttttaagaaatcgtTCACTTAGCATGCACACTATatctttttctattaaattttggtCTAGAGGAACTGTACAAAGTTTGTTTTTGAGGCATGAAGGATATTTAGGAGCAATTGGGGCATTTCTCAAAGGCACTGAAGAATGCG acaGTGACAAGTTTTCATGGTTAGAAAATTATGCTGGTAGTGGAAGTAACCGTACTCAATTGACATTTGGTAAGCGAGTTGATCAACTTGAACTTGATCGTTGGGAATCACCTTTAACGTTTTGCCCATTGCTCAAAGATCCATCTAGTTATATTCCAGATACAGTCGATTTGAACTCAGATAAAGAAGCTAG agAATATTGGTTAAATTGCTTTGAAGaaagtatagaaaattatgttaattatgcaGTTGCAAGTCAACCGACTAGTGATACAGCTGAAGAACGGGCCGCTTTGTTCAaggaaaaatttatttctcgGGTGCaactacttaaaataaaaccttt tgCTTATGGTAATTTGACTGTGAGAGGGCTTCTTGATACAATCAATCAATGTCTAAAAGAATTTGATTTTCCTGACCCGTATTTAACT CAAAAACAAACAGAAAATGAATATGCATTAAGATGTCTTCAAGAACGATTAGAAGAATTGGATTCTTTAGATTTAAAAGAAAGACAAAAAGAACTAATCATGGGTGTCTTAGCAGGGAATACTTTTGATTGGGGAGCTAAGGAAACTGTAGCTCTAATGAAAACCGgtgaatttgattttaaacaagCAAGGAACCGAATTCCTG CCAGACCTTGGTTAATTGACAGCCTTGATAATTGGGTTCAAAAAATTTGCAACGAgccatacaaaaaaattgcaattttcATCGATAATAGTGGTATTGATATAGTTTTGGGGATACTACCATTAGCCAGAGAAATGCTACGTCAAGGCTCTAGAGTAATACTTTGTGCCAACTCTGCTCCTGCTCTTAATGATGTTACTCATTCAGAACTCGTTGTATTGTTACGTCAAGCTGCTGCTATCTGTCCTATTATTTCTAAAGGATTAGATGAAGGCAAATTGAAATCAATGGAGACAGCTCAAGGAGGACCATGTTTAGATCTTAg TCGATTGGAACGAGAATTGGCAAATGAATTAACTACTGTGgatttgattatattagaAGGAATGGGTCGAGCTGTACATACCAACATAGATGCAGAATTCGTGTGTGATAGTTTCAAAATGGCCATAATTAAAAACCGTTGGTTAGCTAAACGGCTAGGCGGTGACATGTTTTCAGTAGTGTGCAAATATGAAAGTGTTGacgttacaaaataa